A region from the Patagioenas fasciata isolate bPatFas1 chromosome 27, bPatFas1.hap1, whole genome shotgun sequence genome encodes:
- the MYO9B gene encoding unconventional myosin-IXb isoform X7 produces the protein MSLKDAESAVCQAKAAYNLHIYPQLSTESAPCCKVTATKDSTASDVIKDVINILNLDVSKHYVLVEVKETGGEEWVLDVNDSPVHRVLLWPRRAQDEHPQKDGYYFLLQERNTDGTIKYVQMQLLSKETDARRLVERGFLPWHQEDFDDLCNLPNLTETTLLENLKCRFLKHKIYTYAGSILIAINPFKFLPIYNPKYVKMYENHQLGKLEPHIFAIADVAYHTMLKKHVNQCIVISGESGSGKTQSTNFLIHCLTALSQKGYASGVERTILGAGPVLEAFGNAKTAHNNNSSRFGKFIQVNYLENGVVRGAVVEKYLLEKSRLVSQEKDERNYHVFYYLLLGVNEEERKEFHLKQPEDYFYLNQHNLKIEDGEDLRHDFERLKQAMEMVGFLSATKKQIFSILSAILYLGNITYKKKATGREEGLEVGPPEVLDILSQLLKVKREILVEVLTKRKTVTANDKLILPYSLNEAITARDSMAKSLYSALFDWIVLRINHALLNKKDMEESVTCLSIGVLDIFGFEDFETNSFEQFCINYANEQLQYYFNQHIFKLEQEEYKSEGITWHNIDYTDNVACIHLISKKPTGLFYLLDEESNFPHATNQTLLAKFKQQHEDNKFFVGTPVMEPAFIIRHFAGKVKYQIKDFREKNMDYMRPDIVALLRSSDSAYVRELIGMDPVAVFRWAVLRAAIRAMAVFAEAGRQRAQKTAGVVRQGPRVPLGELQRSNTPVEKVYRCSVLDFSFDCSEDFDINAFEDIISFYENKKDMHEQIIASIKGLPWQGGDPCKLLRSLSRLQHRSHFMKSRGTKQKQIIPKNLLDSKSLKLIMSMTLHDRTTKSLLHLHKKKKPPSISAQFQTSLSKLLETLGKAEPFFIRCIRSNAEKKEMLFDENLVLQQLRYTGMLETVRIRRSGYSAKYTFQEFIDQFQVLLPKNAKASKEDICVYLHKLKLDENYYQIGTTKVFMKEAERQVLQDTLHKEVIRKIILLQSWLRMVLERRRFLRTRQAAIALQACWRSRCVRMALQRNNAAVEIQSAWRRHRERKRYLERRRRICLLQAMIRGHLQRKRFQKMVMEKRKAEEKQREMQEGQDRGNDGGQDELSEAATAPLPVEHKSGLDEAVGDRNEAPNEEAENTSSCENAAFPQKNVTEASEKVANNREKRESRRQRGLEHNELQNKHVLFSFKGPCLPCHEEQTSSEEALETVPGLEKSTEQDTVPQESNQGGQSPSEEKALSDTPASSETKESGSIPEQAPGSEGENVDEEAVGGMKTQGNQNNQIKGSQSFTCPERATNLALNLHHTLSAAGSLQNSAECWAEKNKRLVQKTTKDLDSPTSSQIQRYVDDPGKLKYKREKWKGKRQADAGQNEMLSQSLDERMRADKSPQDQLEKKGSSSSLSDLSALAQSLAMNQQSPDTIEEEKGSKKYPVQKKPGDLLPTSDAVVSTQSASQQIDTKSAFKSPLRRLLGKKPDKKVPRESPDVIDEGDGLSLVSCILFPEPGGSQKVSETSSGQQSRLQAGERPAKESGKAKKNRTIKISKISSVSQNWRASMVREIANANELKHLDEFLLNKINDLRSQKSGVECLFFEATEKFRGNIKTMYSAPNGQIHVGYKDLVENYQLLVTNLAKKREEKEVKLVLNLFQSLLDEFIRGYTKKEESEQPKQTKAQKKKRKQDRAIEEHNGHVFTNYQVSIRQSCEHCSSYIWPMEKACLCSVCKLTCHKKCMSKIQSSCTSCGKKNEQDAEPRHFGVCVSSLTSERNSVPVVLEKLLEYVEMHGLYTEGIYRKSGSANRMKELKQLLQADPSSVKLENYPIHTITGILKQWLRELPDPLMTSAQYNDFLRAVELPEKQEQLCAIYSVLEQLPQANHNTLERLIFHLVKVALIEDVNRMSPNALAIVFAPCLLRCPDTSDPLTSMKDVSKTTMCIEMLIKEQIRKYKVKMDEINQLEAAESIAFRRLSLLRQNTLWPVKLGFSSPYEGMLSKSSQAKGGDSGSSELDLLREEEEVSEADSREKEILIDRIQSIKEEKEDITYRLPELDQRGSDEENVDSETSASTESLLEDRPGRVDTEGQY, from the exons ATGAGTTTGAAAGATGCTGAAAGTGCAGTTTGCCAGGCAAAGGCAGCCTATAATCTTCATATTTACCCCCAGCTCTCGACAGAAAGTGCTCCCTGCTGCAAAGTGACAGCAACCAAGGACAGCACGGCTTCAGATGTCATCAAGGACGTGATTAATATCTTAAACCTGGATGTCTCGAAACATTATGTGCTGGTGGAGGTGAAAGAAACGGGTGGTGAAGAATGGGTACTTGATGTAAATGATTCTCCTGTTCATAGGGTTCTACTTTGGCCTCGTCGCGCTCAGGATGAGCATCCCCAAAAGGATGGGTACTACTTTCTTTTACAAGAGAGGAACACTGATGGGACCATCAAATATGTCCAGATGCAATTGCTTTCCAAGGAGACAGATGCTCGGCGGTTGGTTGAAAGGGGTTTTCTTCCATGGCATCAGGAGGACTTCGATGACTTGTGCAATCTGCCCAACTTAACGGAGACAACGCTCCTGGAGAATCTCAAATGCCGCTTTCTAAAACACAAAATTTATACTTACGCAGGAAGTATTCTGATTGCAATTAACCCCTTCAAGTTCCTGCCCATTTATAATCCTAAATATGTCAAGATGTATGAGAATCATCAGCTTGGGAAGCTGGAACCTCATATTTTTGCCATTGCTGACGTGGCTTATCACACAATGCTTAAAAAACATGTGAATCAGTGCATAGTTATATCAGGGGAAAGTGGGTCTGGGAAAACTCAAAGCACAAACTTCTTAATTCACTGCCTCACGGCTCTGAGCCAGAAAGGGTACGCAAGTGGTGTGGAGAGAACTATTCTAGGAGCCGGACCAGTTCTGGAG GCAtttggaaatgcaaaaacagCACATAACAATAACTCCAGTCGCTTTGGAAAATTTATTCAAGTCAACTATTTAGAGAACGGTGTTGTCCGAGG GGCTGTTGTCGAGAAATACCTGCTTGAAAAATCTCGGCTGGTTTCTCAAGAGAAAGATGAAAG GAACTACCACGTCTTTTATTATTTGCTACTTGGGGTCAACGAGGAAGAGCGTAAAGAATTTCACCTCAAGCAACCTGAAGATTATTTCTACCTCAATCAG CATAACTTGAAAATTGAAGATGGGGAAGATTTGCGCCATGACTTCGAAAGGTTAAAACAAGCCATGGAGATGGTTGGCTTCCtttcagcaacaaaaaaaca GATTTTTTCAATACTCTCAGCTATTCTTTATTTGGGCAACATCACGTACAAGAAGAAAGCAACAGGTCGTGAAGAAGGGTTGGAAGTGGGACCTCCCGAAGTGCTGGACATTCTTTCCCAGCTTTTGAAA GTGAAACGAGAAATTCTGGTAGAAGtgctaacaaaaagaaaaactgtgACTGCCAATGATAAGCTTATTTTGCCATATAGTCTCAATGAG GCAATAACAGCTCGTGATTCGATGGCCAAGTCCTTATACAGTGCCCTGTTTGATTGGATTGTGCTGCGAATTAATCATGCGCTCCTtaataagaaggacatggaggaATCTGTTACA TGTTTGTCCATTGGTGTACTTGATATTTTTGGATTTGAAGACTTCGAAACCAACAGCTTTGAACAGTTCTGTATAAATTATGCAAATGAGCAGCTTCAGTATTATTTCAATCAGCATATTTTCAAATTGGAACAG GAGGAATACAAGAGTGAAGGCATCACTTGGCACAATATTGACTACACTGATAATGTGGCCTGCATTCACTTAATCAGCAAGAAGCCCACTGGCCTCTTCTATCTTCTGGATGAAGAAAGCAA CTTTCCACATGCCACCAACCAGACTCTACTTGCAAAATTCAAACAGCAGCACGAAGACAACAAGTTCTTTGTTGGAACGCCGGTGATGGAGCCTGCTTTTATTATTCGACACTTTGCTGGGAAAGTTAAATACCAGATAAAA GatttcagagagaaaaatatGGATTACATGAGGCCAGATATCGTCGCTTTGCTCCGAAGTAGCGACAGCGCTTACGTGCGGGAGCTGATCGGGATGGACCCCGTGGCCGTGTTCCGCTGGGCCGTGCTGCGCGCGGCCATTCGCGCCATGGCTGTCTTTGCAGAGGCTGGGCGCCAGAGAGCTCAGAAGACCGCAG GAGTGGTACGTCAAGGACCCAGAGTTCCTCTTGGAGAACTCCAGAGATCAAATACACCAGTAGAAAAAGTTTATCG ctgctcagtgcttGATTTCTCATTTGATTGTTCTGAGGATTTCGATATAAATGCTTTTGAAGACATCATTTCTTTTTATGAAAACAAGAA AGACATGCATGAACAAATCATCGCAAGTATCAAAGGACTTCCCTGGCAGGGTGGGGATCCCTGCAAGCTGCTTCGGTCACTCAGTCGACTCCAACACCGCTCCCACTTCAT GAAAAGTAGAGGTACCAAGCAGAAGCAGATCATTCCCAAG AACTTGCTGGATTCCAAGTCTCTGAAGCTCATCATGAGCATGACCCTGCATGACCGAACCACGAAATCCCTCCTGCACCTACACAAGAAGAAGAAACCCCCCAGCATCAGCGCGCAGTTCCAG ACTTCACTTAGCAAGTTACTGGAGACCCTGGGTAAAGCTGAGCCCTTCTTCATCCGCTGCATCCGCTCCAACGCCGAGAAG AAAGAGATGCTTTTTGATGAAAACTTGGTGCTTCAACAGTTAAGATACACTGGCATGCTAGAAACTGTGCGGATCAGAAGATCTGGCTACAGTGCCAAATATACATTCCAG GAATTCATAGACCAATTTCAGGTGTTACTGCCCAAAAATGCCAAAGCCTCGAAGGAAGACATTTGTGTTTATTTGCATAAACTAAAACTGGATGAGAACTACTATCAAATAGGAACGACCAAG GTCTTTATGAAAGAGGCTGAACGGCAGGTGCTACAGGATACACTACACAAAGAAGTGATCAGGAAAATCATCCTCCTTCAGAGCTGGCTCAGGATGGTTTTAGAACGGAGGCGCTTCCTCAGGACACGGCAGGCAGCCATCGCTTTACAG GCTTGCTGGCGTTCCCGCTGCGTTAGGATGGCGCTGCAGAGGAACAACGCTGCCGTCGAGATTCAGTCGGCGTGGCGAAGGCACAGGGAGCGCAAACGCTACCTCGAGCGGAGGAGGAGGATTTGTCTCCTGCAAGCCATGATCAGAGGGCATCTCCAGCGCAAGAG GTTTCAGAAAATGGTCATGGAAAAGcggaaagctgaagaaaaacagagagaaatgcAGGAAGGTCAAGACAGAGGGAATGATGGGGGCCAGGATGAGCTCAGTGAGGCAGCCACAGCTCCGCTGCCTGTGGAACACAAGTCAGGGCTGGATGAAGCTGTCGGGGACAGAAACGAGGCTCCAAATGAGGAAGCTGAGAACACGAGCTCATGTGAAAACGCCGCGTTTCCCCAGAAGAATGTGACAGAGGCTTCGGAGAAAGTAGCAAACAACCGAGAGAAACGCGAATCTCGCCGGCAGAGGGGGCTGGAACACAACGAGTTACAGAACAAGCACGTCCTGTTTTCCTTCAAAGGACCATGTTTGCCGTGCCACGAGGAACAAACCTCTTCTGAAGAGGCTCTGGAAACTGTTCCAGGGCTAGAGAAGTCCACAGAACAAGATACTGTCCCCCAAGAAAGCAACCAGGGAGGGCAAAGTCCCAGTGAAGAAAAAGCTCTTTCAGACACCCCAGCGTCAAGCGAGACAAAAGAAAGCGGCTCTATTCCTGAGCAAGCACCTGGATCAGAAGGGGAGAACGTAGATGAGGAGGCAGTTGGTGGAATGAAAACACAAGGGAATCAAAATAACCAGATAAAAGGCAGCCAAAGCTTCACCTGCCCTGAAAGGGCGACGAATCTTGCACTGAATCTCCATCACACGCTGTCTGCTGCTGGGAGCCTTCAAAATTCAGCTGAATGCTGGGCAGAGAAAAACAAGCGTCTTGTTCAGAAGACAACCAAAGATCTGGATAGTCCCACTTCTTCCCAGATCCAGAGATACGTGGATGACCCAGGGAAACTGAAGTACAAGAGAGAGAAGTGGAAAGGGAAGAGACAGGCCGATGCTGGCCAGAACGAGATGCTGAGCCAGTCCCTGGACGAAAGGATGCGAGCGGATAAGTCTCCTCAGGATCAGCTGGA GAAGAAGGGGAGTTCGTCTTCGTTAAGTGATCTCTCAGCACTGGCCCAGTCTCTTGCCATGAATCAG CAATCACCAGATAcgatagaagaagaaaaaggcagcaaGAAATATCCCGTGCAAAAGAAGCCCGGTGACCTCTTACCTACCTCAGATGCAGTGGTTTCCACgcagtcagcaagtcagcaaatAGACACCAA GTCTGCTTTTAAAAGTCCTTTGCGTAGACTTTTGGGGAAAAAGCCGGATAAGAAGGTTCCAAGGGAGAGTCCCGATGTGATTGATGAAGGAGACGGCCTCTCCCTTGTGTCTTGTATTCTCTTTCCAGAACCAGGAGGAAGCCAGAAGGTTTCAGAAA CTTCTTCTGGCCAGCAAAGTCGCCTCCAGGCAGGGGAGCGCCCTGCGAAAGAGAGCGGCAAAGCAAAGAAGAACCGGACCATAAAGATCAGCAAGATCTCGAGCGTGTCTCAGAACTGGAGAGCTTCCATGGTCCGGGAGATCGCCAACGCCAACGAGCTGAAACACCTTGATGAGTTCCTCCTAAACAAG ATCAACGACTTACGCTCCCAGAAGTCTGGTGTTGAATGCTTGTTTTTTGAAGCCACAGAGAAGTTTAGAGGAAACATCAAGACCATGTACTCTGCTCCT aatGGGCAAATCCACGTTGGCTACAAAGATCTGGTGGAAAATTACCAGCTTCTAGTTACAAATCTGGccaaaaaaagggaagagaaagaagtcAAGCTGGTTTTGAATCTCTTCCAGTCCCTTCTGGATGAATTCATCAGAGGATATACGAAAAAAGAGGAATCTGAGCAGCCCAAG caaacCAAAGCCCAGAAGAAGAAACGGAAACAAGACCGTGCA ATTGAAGAACACAATGGCCACGTGTTCACCAACTACCAAGTGAGCATCCGGCAGTCGTGCGAGCACTGCTCGTCCTACATCTGGCCCATGGAGAAGGCCTGTCTGTGCAGCG TTTGCAAGTTGACTTGTCACAAGAAATGCATGTCCAAGATACAGAGCAGCTGTACGTCCTGCGGAAAAAAG AACGAACAGGACGCAGAACCACGTCattttggggtgtgtgtgagtTCCCTGACCAGTGAGAGAAATTCGGTGCCCgttgtcctggagaagctgctggaGTACGTGGAGATGCACGGGCTCTACACCGAGGGCATTTACAGGAAGTCGGGGTCAGCAAATCGAATGAAGGAGCTGAAACAGTTGCTGCAAGCAG ATCCCAGCTCGGTGAAACTGGAGAATTACCCCATTCACACTATTACGGGGATCCTTAAGCAATGGCTGCGGGAATTACCAGATCCGCTCATGACGTCTGCGCAGTACAACGATTTTCTGCGAGCTGTAG AACTACCCGAGAAACAGGAGCAGCTCTGTGCCATTTACAGCGTCCTCGAACAGCTTCCGCAAGCAAATCATAACACCTTGGAGCGACTCATCTTCCATCTGGTCAA AGTGGCGTTGATCGAAGACGTCAACCGCATGTCGCCCAACGCCTTGGCCATTGTTTTCGCTCCGTGCCTCTTGCGTTGTCCTGATACCTCTGACCCCTTAACCAGCATGAAGGACGTCTCGAAAACAACCAT GTGTATCGAGATGCTCATAAAGGAACAGATAAGGAAGTacaaggtaaaaatggatgaAATAAATCAGCTGGAAGCAGCTGAGAGCATCGCTTTTCGACGACTCTCGTTGCTGCGGCAGAATACG CTCTGGCCTGTAAAACTTGGGTTTTCTTCCCCGTATGAGGGGATGCTG